Proteins encoded in a region of the Cardiocondyla obscurior isolate alpha-2009 linkage group LG18, Cobs3.1, whole genome shotgun sequence genome:
- the P5cdh1 gene encoding delta-1-pyrroline-5-carboxylate dehydrogenase, mitochondrial, whose translation MLGLVCRQALLTNTQKVGIRYLGSIVPVSNPPDFPLENEPVFSYNKGSPERAELEKVLDKMSNECEEVPLIIGNEEIKTDLCRYQVMPHNHKHKIAKYYWATPELVKKAIDVAVKAQREWEKRPIEKRLDMWLRIADLMKTKYRQHLNAATMLGQSKTVIQAEIDSAAELIDFFKMHAYFVKDSLKYQPISPNQQTLNSIRYRGMDGFVAAVSPFNFTAIGGNLSYTPALMGNAVLWKPSDTALLSNWWIFKICREAGVPPGVVNFVPCEGPVFGDTITSSPYLSGLNFTGSVPTFNRLWMQIGQNLTKYRNYPKLVGECGGKNFHFLHMSADVETVIYATIRSAFEFNGQKCSACSRMYVPESLWSKVKDGLLALRQKLTIGDVRDFTMFNGAVIDEVAFKRISGYIDYAKKSSNMEILGGGGYDNSCGYFIEPTIVQTKNPKEKLMTEEIFGPVLTIYVYKDSQLDETVKLVETSTPYALTGAIFAQDEKWARKALEDFKYTAGNFYVNDKSTGSVVGQQPFGGSRMSGTNDKAGGPHYALRWASPQAIKENFAPLREYDYPYMRA comes from the exons ATGCTGGGCCTGGTTTGTCGTCAGGCGTTGCTGACGAATACCCAAAA AGTCGGCATCAGATATCTGGGATCGATAGTTCCGGTGTCGAATCCGCCGGACTTTCCATTGGAAAATGAGCCCGTTTTCAGCTATAATAAGGGAAGTCCAGAAAGAGCGGAGTTGGAGAAAGTCTTGGATAAGATGAGCAACGAATGCGAGGAGGTGCCATTAATTATCGGAAATGAGGAGATCAAAACCGATTTGTGCAGATATCAAGTCATG CCGCACAATCACAAACATAAAATTGCTAAGTATTACTGGGCAACCCCGGAGCTGGTGAAGAAGGCGATCGACGTCGCGGTAAAGGCGCAACGGGAATGGGAGAAGCGGCCAATTGAAAAACGGTTGGATATGTGGTTGAGGATAGCGGATTTGATGAAGACTAAATACAGGCAACATCTAAACGCCGCTACTATGCTCGGGCAGAGCAAGACCGTGATCCAGGCAGAGATCGACAGTGCGGCAGAGCTGATCGACTTTTTTAAGATGCACGCGTATTTCGTAAAGGATAGCCTTAAGTACCAGCCAATCTCGCCAAATCAGCAGACTCTCAACTCGATAAGGTATCGTGGCATGGACGGTTTCGTCGCGGCGGTATCGCCCTTCAACTTCACTGCCATCGGTGGTAATCTCAGCTACACGCCGGCACTGATG GGTAACGCCGTGCTCTGGAAGCCCTCCGACACTGCATTATTATCCAACTGGTGGATCTTTAAAATATGCAGAGAGGCCGGGGTGCCACCCGGCGTGGTGAATTTCGTTCCTTGCGAGGGGCCCGTGTTTGGTGATACCATCACGTCCTCACCTTACCTCTCCGGACTTAATTTCACCGGCTCGGTGCCCACGTTCAATCGTCTGTGGATGCAGATTGGTCAGAATCTCACCAAGTACAGGAACTACCCGAAGTTAGTCGGTGAGTGCGGCGGCAAGAATTTTCACTTCCTCCATATGAGTGCCGATGTGGAAACGGTCATTTACGCGACGATAAGGAGCGCATTTGAATTCAATGGACAGAAATGTTCCGCTTGCAGTAGAATGTACGTGCCGGAGTCTCTGTGGAGCAAG GTGAAGGACGGTCTCTTAGCGCTTCGCCAGAAGCTCACAATCGGTGACGTCCGAGATTTCACTATGTTCAACGGTGCCGTTATAGATGAAGTAGCATTCAAACGGATCTCTGGTTATATTGATTACGCGAAAAAATCCTCTAATATGGAAATTCTTGGCGGTGGTGGCTACGATAATTC atgCGGATATTTCATCGAGCCAACAATAGTACAAACCAAAAATCCAAAAGAAAAACTCATGACAGAAGAAATATTTGGTCCAGTATTAACGATATATGTTTATAAAGATTCTCAGTTAGATGAAACGGTGAAACTGGTGGAAACATCGACACCTTACGCTTTAACAGGCGCGATATTTGCCCAAGATGa AAAATGGGCGCGAAAGGCACTTGAGGATTTTAAGTATACTGCCGGTAATTTTTACGTCAACGACAAATCTACTGGATCGGTGGTTGGCCAACAACCGTTCGGCGGCAGTCGAATGTCTGGCACCAATGACAAAGCCGGCGGTCCTCACTATGCTCTTCGCTGGGCATCTCCACAAGCTATCAAGGAGAATTTTGCACCTCTACGAGAATACGATTATCCGTACATGAGAGCCTAA
- the Prp40 gene encoding pre-mRNA-processing factor 40 homolog A-like isoform X2 — protein MASNDGIPPPAAVTGFPSATPNIASSFVPPIMPAAPFIPPPSLPPGPPGIMPPQFSIPPPGFTFPITAAPPQDAGVIAASPQITAPGIPPPSPISSDSTTTMSVSTAEKKTDWSEHKAPDGRTYYYNSITKQSLWEKPDELKTPSELLLSQCPWKEYKSENGKVYYHNVNTKESRWTIPPELEELKARIIAEEAAAAAAAVVASATNSNMVPLAIQHLSPNVATISQTSTPESGGKSAIEQAMAATLAAINIPTPPAKPDEDSNSAMGSANESRTSTPEPKMQFKDKKEAIEAFKELLRERDVPSNATWEQAVKLIQSDPRYPPMKKLSERKQAFHSYKTQKLKEERELERLRLKKAKEDLEQFLLESDRMGSTTKYYKCEEMFGNLEVWRAVGDSDRRDIYEDVVFNLAKREKEEAKQLKKRNTKRLAQVLDTMTEVTYRTTWQEAQALLLQHPAFAEDADLLEMDKEDALIVFENHIRQLEKDEEEEKECEKKRRKRQERKNRDGFIYLLDELHEQGKLTSMSLWVELYPMLSADLRFSAMLGQSGSTPLDLFKFYVEDLKSRFHDEKKIIREILKDKNFEVQVNTTFEEFATVVCEDRKSATLDAGNVKLTYNLLLEKAEAREKERVKEETRKFKKLETGFKNLLKTLNVDYQMAWEDIRTKIEEEQDFKAITLESERIRIFKEYQHELEESCSHHHIRSKKKKAKKLKRKSRSRSHSESEGSEKGLRRKQHKSHSPSIPSKSDSSESETKKSKRKKNKKKRGRSHSRSHSGLPSSEECSPERKRKEEKHRRPSVHSEGSATENNEHHELSEDELEKQRAQLLRELQMQQEEN, from the exons ATG GCTTCAAACGACGGTATTCCACCGCCTGCTGCTGTAACAGGATTTCCATCGGCAACGCCAAATATCGCATCTAGCTTTGTACCACCTATTATGCCTGCGGCACCCTTCATTCCTCCTCCCAGTTTACCGCCAGGTCCTCCGGGTATAATGCCACCTCAGTTTTCTATACCTCCGCCAGGTTTTACTTTTCCAATTACCGCGGCACCTCCTCAAGATGCCGGAGTCATAG CCGCATCGCCGCAAATAACAGCGCCAGGAATTCCTCCACCTTCGCCTATCAGCAGTGACTCTACAACAACAATGTCTGTCTCCACGGCAGAAAAAAAGACAGACTGGAGCGAGCACAAAGCACCTGATGGTAGAACGTATTATTACAACAGCATTACAAAGCAGTCATTGTGGGAAAAACCGGACGAGCTGAAAACACCAAGCGAATTGTTGCTGTCGCAATGTCCGTGGAAAGAGTATAAGTCCGAGAATGGCAAGGTGTATTATCACAATGTAAACACTAAAGAATCTAGATGGACGATACCTCCAGAGTTAGAAGAACTGAAAGCGCGAATTATAGCCGAGGAAGCTGCAGCGGCTGCTGCGGCAGTTGTAGCAAGCGCCACAAATTC AAATATGGTCCCTCTAGCCATACAACATTTGTCACCGAATGTCGCGACTATATCGCAGACCAGTACACCGGAATCAGGTGGAAAGTCAGCTATTGAGCAGGCAATGGCCGCGACCCTCGCGGCAATTAATATTCCGACACCGCCTGCAAAACCAGACGAGGATAGTAATTCCGCGATGGGTTCGGCTAACGAAAGTCGCACTAGCACGCCAGAACCAAAGATgcaatttaaagataaaaaagaagcgATTGAGGCATTCAAAGAATTactgagagaaagagatgtaCCGTCAAATGCCACATGGGAACAAGCAGTCAAATTAATTCAAAGCGATCCTAGATATCCGCCAATGAAAAAACTGAGTGAGCGTAAACAAGCCTTTCATTCGTACAAAACGCAAAAATTGAAGGAAGAACGCGAGCTAGAAAGACTCAG ATTGAAGAAAGCTAAAGAGGATCTGGAGCAATTCTTGCTAGAAAGCGACAGAATGGGTAGCACAactaaatattacaaatgtgAAGAAATGTTTGGTAATTTAGAGGTTTGGAGAGCAGTTGGGGATTCGGATCGTCGAGATATTTATGAGGATGTCGTCTTCAATTTGGCGAAGCGCGAAAAAGAAGAGGCGaaacaattaaagaaaagaaatactaaAAGACTAGCGCAAGTTCTTGACACTATGACAGAAGTGACTTACAGAACTACATGGCAGGAAGCGCAAGCATTGCTGCTACAGCATCCTGCTTTCGCAGAAGACGCTGATTTGTTGGAAATGGACAAAGAAGATGCCCTGATTGTGTTCGAGAATCATATCCGTCAATTGGAAAAAGacgaagaggaggaaaaagagtGCGAGAAGAAACGTAGAAAACggcaggaaagaaaaaatagagatGGTTTTATA TATTTACTCGATGAGTTACATGAACAAGGCAAGCTGACGTCCATGTCGCTCTGGGTAGAATTATACCCTATGTTATCCGCTGATCTTCGATTTTCGGCTATGCTTGGACAATCGGGCTCGACTCCGCTAGACCTTTTCAAATTCTACGTTGAAGACTTGAAGTCTCGATTTCatgacgagaaaaaaattattcgcgagataCTTAAAGACAAAAATTTCGAGGTGCAAGTAAATACAACTTTTGAAGAATTCGCTACAGTAGTATGCGAAGACCGAAAATCGGCGACTCTAGACGCGGGTAATGTTAAGTTAACGTACAATTTGCTGCTGGAAAAAGCAGAGGCGCGTGAAAAGGAACGCGTCAAAGAAGAAACGCGAAAGTTTAAGAAACTGGAGACTGGTTTCAAGAATTTGCTCAAAACATTAAATGTAGATTATCAAATGGCGTGGGAGGACATAAGAACGAAAATCGAAGAGGAGCAAGATTTCAAAGCGATCACCTTGGAAAGTGAAAGAATACGGATATTTAAGGAATATCAGCATGAACTTGAAGAGAGCTGTAGTCATCACCATATtagaagtaaaaagaaaaaagcaaaaaaattgaAGCGTAAATCACGATCGCGTTCTCACAGt gAATCAGAAGGTAGTGAAAAGGGTTTAAGAAGAAAGCAACACAAGTCTCATTCGCCTAGTATTCCTAGCAAATCTGACAGTTCAGAGTCGGAAACGAAAAAGTCCAAAAGgaagaagaacaaaaaaaagagaggtcGCAGCCATTCt cgCTCACATTCTGGTCTTCCGTCTTCCGAGGAGTGTTCGCCAGAACGGAAACGGAAAGAAGAGAAACACAGAAGACCTTCGGTTCACAGCGAAGGTTCCGCCACGGAGAATAACGAACATCACGAACTCTCCGAGGACGAGCTGGAAAAGCAAAGGGCGCAACTCTTACGCGAATTACAAATGCAACAGGAGGAAAATTAA
- the Valrs-m gene encoding valine--tRNA ligase, mitochondrial isoform X1 codes for MKHALFDRSFLYTKFCCRKLRYIRYCSSVATATELCKNKRLAEFPETFKPKDVERGWYDIWESNKYFTSSRRTNNNIQEEKETKEPFSMILPPPNITGILHLGHALTVTIQDVLARWHRMKGHPVLWIPGLDHAGIATQAIVERTLQHTKNIKRQDMGREKFIQLIWQWKTEKATIIKEQLKALGATLDWDREYFTIDETHSAAVTETFVRLNERNLLYRARDLVNWSPALRSTISDIEVENFELNGKTQLQLPGYDSKIIVGQLVKLAYPIRDSKEELVVATTRPETIFGDVAIAVHPNDDRYAKYIGQHVFHPIREIYIPIIPDSSVKRDFGTGAVKITPAHDRLDYNIARRHGLPVISVIDEEGNMTNACKEFKGVPRFITRMRLMNQLTVQGMLRSVEDNHRMILPLCSRTHDVIEYLPKDQWFLRCTTMAKRAYEAVASGELKIDPSDDGIHEQMWYKWFENARDWCVSRQLWWGHRIPAYCVIHNDSKDDNRSNDVFNNNSTSWIVARSEEAALSHAREKYGDTVKLHQDLDVLDTWFSSTIVPFVTLGWPKNTKDMTRHYPLTLMETGHDILLFWVARMVMLSLELTQRLPFKEVLLHGVLCDGNGKKMSKSSGNVISPENIINGCSFEELNKQARHSHAAGILNAEELQRTLRVNKKSYSAGIPDCGADALRLSLCARNIKNHTISFDVDDCRTNKYFCNKIWQASKYVLLMTNENLQENENKENLNDLDRWILSRLSRMVGIVNDAFAERNFHKAIAAIRQFLYYEFCDFYVEGTKFGFKSGNSAGHSNTLAKCLEVSLRILSPITPYLTDDLYLRLAKKKLPGFLSVNSLLETSYPMPNEFEHLKDIDLEERMHELIHVINSIRSCMANVSKKSNPEVNILVGNAHDYNFYQENVNLIKGVSRIWNVSIHPMTNNDNFNKTIAMKNNNSNGDGISTIEYRHTNDCSFLITVMDTSMLEQIKKNIIKKNKSGKVD; via the exons atgaaacacgCATTGTTCGATCGTTCTTTTCTGTATACGAAGTTTTGTTGTCGAAAATTACGTTATATACGTTATTGTTCGTCTGTTGCAACTGCAACAGAGTTGTGCAAGAATAAACGATTAGCAG AATTCCCTGAAACTTTTAAACCAAAGGATGTGGAAAGAGGCTGGTATGATATCTGGGAAAGTAACAAGTATTTTACTTCATCCAGaagaacaaataataatatacaagaagaaaaagaaaccaaaGAACCTTTTAGTATGATTTTACCACCACCTAATATAACAGGAATATTACATCTTGGTCATGCACTTACTGTTACAATTCAAGATGTTCTAGCAAGATG GCACAGAATGAAAGGTCACCCTGTATTGTGGATACCAGGTCTGGATCATGCAGGAATTGCTACACAGGCAATAGTAGAACGTACATTACAACATACAAAGAATATTAAGCGGCAGGACATGGGTCGTgagaaatttatacaattaatctGGCAATGGAAAACAGAAAAGGCTACAATTATTAAAGAACAATTAAAAGCTCTTGGTGCTACACTTGATTGGGACAGAGAATATTTTACTATCGAtgaa ACTCATAGTGCAGCAGTGACAGAAACGTTTGTACGGCTAAATGAACGAAATTTATTGTATAGAGCGAGAGATCTTGTTAATTGGTCCCCAGCCTTGCGCAGTACTATCTCAGATATTGAAGTTGAAAACTTTGAGCTGAATGGCAAGACACAACTCCAATTACCCGGTTATGATAGCAAAATCATTGTCGGGCAATTAGTTAAGCTGGCCTATCCAATTAGAGATTCAA agGAAGAATTGGTAGTTGCAACAACTCGGCCTGAAACAATTTTTGGAGATGTGGCGATTGCTGTGCATCCAAACGATGATAGATATGCAAAATACATTGGTCAACACGTTTTTCATCCTATTAGAGAAATTTATATACCCATTATACCTGATTCTTCAGTCAAGAGAGACTTTGGCACTG GTGCAGTTAAAATTACACCAGCACACGATCGTTTAGATTATAATATTGCCAGAAGGCATGGCCTGCCAGTTATTAGTGTTATAGATGAAGAAGGAAACATGACAAATGCTTGCAAAGAGTTTAAG GGAGTTCCAAGATTCATTACACGGATGAGACTAATGAACCAACTAACAGTACAAGGCATGCTGAGAAGTGTGGAAGATAATCATCGGATGATACTACCATTATGTTCGCGCACACATGATGTTATTGAATATTTGCCAAAAGATCAATGGTTTTTACGCTGTACGACAATGGCTAAGCGTGCATACGAAGCTGTGGCGAGTggtgaattaaaaatcgatccAAGCGATGATGGGATTCATGAACAGATGTGGTATAAATGGTTCGAAAACGCgag aGATTGGTGCGTGTCAAGACAATTGTGGTGGGGTCATCGCATTCCGGCGTATTGTGTAATTCATAATGATAGCAAAGACGATAATCGCAGTAATGAtgtctttaataataatagtactTCATGGATAGTGGCGCGGTCCGAAGAAGCAGCGCTTTCTCACGCACGAGAGAAATACGGAGACACAGTAAAGTTACATCAAGACTTAGACGTTTTAGATACATGGTTTTCCTCGACTATTGTGCCATTTGTCACGCTTGGTTGGCCAAAAAAT ACAAAAGATATGACAAGACACTATCCCCTAACACTAATGGAAACGGGCCACGATATCCTTCTGTTCTGGGTGGCGAGGATGGTGATGTTAAGTTTGGAATTGACACAACGTTTACCatttaaa GAAGTTTTACTTCATGGTGTCTTGTGCGACGGTAATGGTAAAAAAATGTCCAAAAGCTCTGGCAACGTTATCTCACCAGAAAATATTATCAATGGCTGTTCTTTTgag gaattaaataaacaagCAAGGCATAGTCATGCCGCTGGTATTCTGAACGCCGAAGAATTACAGCGAACATTGCGCGTTAACAAAAAATCGTATTCTGCGGGCATCCCAGATTGCGGTGCCGATGCTTTGAGGCTGTCATTATGTGCACGTAATATTAAGa aTCATACCATTAGTTTCGATGTGGATGATTGCCGgacaaacaaatatttttgcaataaaatttggCAAGCTagtaaatatgtattattgaTGACAAACGAAAATCTacaagaaaatgaaaataagGAAAATCTGAATGATCTCGATCGATGGATTTTGAGTCGATTATCAAGAATGGTGGGAATAGTGAATGATGCGTTTGCCGAACGAAATTTCCATAAAGCAATTGCGGCAATTCGTCAATTTTTATACTATGAATTCTGTGATTTTTATGTG gAAGGTACGAAATTTGGATTTAAAAGCGGTAATTCTGCTGGACATTCTAATACTCTTGCGAAATGTCTAGAAGTGTCATTACGTATTCTATCACCTATTACACCCTACTTAACGGATGATTTATACCTAAGACTTGCCAAGAAAAAACTTCCAGGATTTTTATCTGTCAACTCGTTGCTTGAGACTTCTTATCCTATGCCAAACgaa TTCGAGCATCTAAAAGACATCGATTTGGAAGAAAGAATGCATGAACTAATTCATGTAATAAATTCGATTAGAAGTTGTATGGCGAATGTAAGCAAAAAGTCAAATCCAGAAG TTAATATTCTGGTTGGTAATGCAcacgattataatttttatcaagaaaaTGTAAACTTAATTAAAGGAGTGAGCAGAATCTGGAATGTGTCTATTCACCCAATGACAAATaatgacaattttaataagacaatagcgatgaaaaataataactctAATGGTGATGGTATTTCAACTATTGAATATAGACATACGAATGATTGTTCATTTCTCATTACAGTTATG gataCGTCAATGTTGGAACAAATTAAgaagaatattataaagaaaaataaatctgGAAAAGtggattag
- the Valrs-m gene encoding valine--tRNA ligase, mitochondrial isoform X2 gives MKGHPVLWIPGLDHAGIATQAIVERTLQHTKNIKRQDMGREKFIQLIWQWKTEKATIIKEQLKALGATLDWDREYFTIDETHSAAVTETFVRLNERNLLYRARDLVNWSPALRSTISDIEVENFELNGKTQLQLPGYDSKIIVGQLVKLAYPIRDSKEELVVATTRPETIFGDVAIAVHPNDDRYAKYIGQHVFHPIREIYIPIIPDSSVKRDFGTGAVKITPAHDRLDYNIARRHGLPVISVIDEEGNMTNACKEFKGVPRFITRMRLMNQLTVQGMLRSVEDNHRMILPLCSRTHDVIEYLPKDQWFLRCTTMAKRAYEAVASGELKIDPSDDGIHEQMWYKWFENARDWCVSRQLWWGHRIPAYCVIHNDSKDDNRSNDVFNNNSTSWIVARSEEAALSHAREKYGDTVKLHQDLDVLDTWFSSTIVPFVTLGWPKNTKDMTRHYPLTLMETGHDILLFWVARMVMLSLELTQRLPFKEVLLHGVLCDGNGKKMSKSSGNVISPENIINGCSFEELNKQARHSHAAGILNAEELQRTLRVNKKSYSAGIPDCGADALRLSLCARNIKNHTISFDVDDCRTNKYFCNKIWQASKYVLLMTNENLQENENKENLNDLDRWILSRLSRMVGIVNDAFAERNFHKAIAAIRQFLYYEFCDFYVEGTKFGFKSGNSAGHSNTLAKCLEVSLRILSPITPYLTDDLYLRLAKKKLPGFLSVNSLLETSYPMPNEFEHLKDIDLEERMHELIHVINSIRSCMANVSKKSNPEVNILVGNAHDYNFYQENVNLIKGVSRIWNVSIHPMTNNDNFNKTIAMKNNNSNGDGISTIEYRHTNDCSFLITVMDTSMLEQIKKNIIKKNKSGKVD, from the exons ATGAAAGGTCACCCTGTATTGTGGATACCAGGTCTGGATCATGCAGGAATTGCTACACAGGCAATAGTAGAACGTACATTACAACATACAAAGAATATTAAGCGGCAGGACATGGGTCGTgagaaatttatacaattaatctGGCAATGGAAAACAGAAAAGGCTACAATTATTAAAGAACAATTAAAAGCTCTTGGTGCTACACTTGATTGGGACAGAGAATATTTTACTATCGAtgaa ACTCATAGTGCAGCAGTGACAGAAACGTTTGTACGGCTAAATGAACGAAATTTATTGTATAGAGCGAGAGATCTTGTTAATTGGTCCCCAGCCTTGCGCAGTACTATCTCAGATATTGAAGTTGAAAACTTTGAGCTGAATGGCAAGACACAACTCCAATTACCCGGTTATGATAGCAAAATCATTGTCGGGCAATTAGTTAAGCTGGCCTATCCAATTAGAGATTCAA agGAAGAATTGGTAGTTGCAACAACTCGGCCTGAAACAATTTTTGGAGATGTGGCGATTGCTGTGCATCCAAACGATGATAGATATGCAAAATACATTGGTCAACACGTTTTTCATCCTATTAGAGAAATTTATATACCCATTATACCTGATTCTTCAGTCAAGAGAGACTTTGGCACTG GTGCAGTTAAAATTACACCAGCACACGATCGTTTAGATTATAATATTGCCAGAAGGCATGGCCTGCCAGTTATTAGTGTTATAGATGAAGAAGGAAACATGACAAATGCTTGCAAAGAGTTTAAG GGAGTTCCAAGATTCATTACACGGATGAGACTAATGAACCAACTAACAGTACAAGGCATGCTGAGAAGTGTGGAAGATAATCATCGGATGATACTACCATTATGTTCGCGCACACATGATGTTATTGAATATTTGCCAAAAGATCAATGGTTTTTACGCTGTACGACAATGGCTAAGCGTGCATACGAAGCTGTGGCGAGTggtgaattaaaaatcgatccAAGCGATGATGGGATTCATGAACAGATGTGGTATAAATGGTTCGAAAACGCgag aGATTGGTGCGTGTCAAGACAATTGTGGTGGGGTCATCGCATTCCGGCGTATTGTGTAATTCATAATGATAGCAAAGACGATAATCGCAGTAATGAtgtctttaataataatagtactTCATGGATAGTGGCGCGGTCCGAAGAAGCAGCGCTTTCTCACGCACGAGAGAAATACGGAGACACAGTAAAGTTACATCAAGACTTAGACGTTTTAGATACATGGTTTTCCTCGACTATTGTGCCATTTGTCACGCTTGGTTGGCCAAAAAAT ACAAAAGATATGACAAGACACTATCCCCTAACACTAATGGAAACGGGCCACGATATCCTTCTGTTCTGGGTGGCGAGGATGGTGATGTTAAGTTTGGAATTGACACAACGTTTACCatttaaa GAAGTTTTACTTCATGGTGTCTTGTGCGACGGTAATGGTAAAAAAATGTCCAAAAGCTCTGGCAACGTTATCTCACCAGAAAATATTATCAATGGCTGTTCTTTTgag gaattaaataaacaagCAAGGCATAGTCATGCCGCTGGTATTCTGAACGCCGAAGAATTACAGCGAACATTGCGCGTTAACAAAAAATCGTATTCTGCGGGCATCCCAGATTGCGGTGCCGATGCTTTGAGGCTGTCATTATGTGCACGTAATATTAAGa aTCATACCATTAGTTTCGATGTGGATGATTGCCGgacaaacaaatatttttgcaataaaatttggCAAGCTagtaaatatgtattattgaTGACAAACGAAAATCTacaagaaaatgaaaataagGAAAATCTGAATGATCTCGATCGATGGATTTTGAGTCGATTATCAAGAATGGTGGGAATAGTGAATGATGCGTTTGCCGAACGAAATTTCCATAAAGCAATTGCGGCAATTCGTCAATTTTTATACTATGAATTCTGTGATTTTTATGTG gAAGGTACGAAATTTGGATTTAAAAGCGGTAATTCTGCTGGACATTCTAATACTCTTGCGAAATGTCTAGAAGTGTCATTACGTATTCTATCACCTATTACACCCTACTTAACGGATGATTTATACCTAAGACTTGCCAAGAAAAAACTTCCAGGATTTTTATCTGTCAACTCGTTGCTTGAGACTTCTTATCCTATGCCAAACgaa TTCGAGCATCTAAAAGACATCGATTTGGAAGAAAGAATGCATGAACTAATTCATGTAATAAATTCGATTAGAAGTTGTATGGCGAATGTAAGCAAAAAGTCAAATCCAGAAG TTAATATTCTGGTTGGTAATGCAcacgattataatttttatcaagaaaaTGTAAACTTAATTAAAGGAGTGAGCAGAATCTGGAATGTGTCTATTCACCCAATGACAAATaatgacaattttaataagacaatagcgatgaaaaataataactctAATGGTGATGGTATTTCAACTATTGAATATAGACATACGAATGATTGTTCATTTCTCATTACAGTTATG gataCGTCAATGTTGGAACAAATTAAgaagaatattataaagaaaaataaatctgGAAAAGtggattag